In Zea mays cultivar B73 chromosome 7, Zm-B73-REFERENCE-NAM-5.0, whole genome shotgun sequence, the following proteins share a genomic window:
- the LOC103633411 gene encoding pectinesterase QRT1 isoform X2 — protein sequence MVAAAGRRRRRCAAAILLVLPVVAVLASSSAAADGSFITWDDLSTPSAAAVQGGVKAASGGGARELDTIVVAQDGTGHSRTVQGAVDMVPAGNSRRVKILVRPGVYREKVTVPITKPFVSLIGMGSGRTVITWNARASDMDRSGHQVGTFYSASVAVEADYFCASHITFENSAPAAPPGAVGQQAVALRLSGDKTMLYRCRILGTQDTLFDNIGRHFLYNCDIQGSIDFIFGNARSLYQDGAVRGVQLQGPRGEHEEPGALVPLAHLRRGAAVPRPELHQRRAVAQAVDPIRPPGCRAELRRRRAMVPPSELCVGHATSLVFFGAYSVTSKQLVRL from the exons atggtcgccgccgccgggcgcagGCGGCGCCGCTGCGCGGCCGCCATCCTCCTGGTCCTGCCCGTCGTCGCCGTCCTCGCGTCGTCGTCCGCGGCGGCGGACGGGTCGTTCATAACGTGGGACGACCTCAGCACGCCGTCCGCCGCCGCCGTGCAGGGCGGCGTGAAGGCGGCCAGCGGGGGAGGCGCCCGCGAGCTGGACACGATCGTGGTGGCGCAGGACGGGACGGGGCACTCGCGCACCGTGCAGGGCGCCGTCGACATGGTGCCCGCCGGAAACAGCCGCCGCGTCAAGATCCTCGTCAGGCCCGGCGTGTACAG GGAGAAGGTGACGGTGCCGATCACGAAGCCGTTCGTGTCGCTCATAGGCATGGGCAGCGGCCGCACGGTGATCACGTGGAACGCCAGGGCGTCGGACATGGACCGCTCCGGCCACCAGGTCGGCACCTTCTACTCCGCCTCCGTCGCCGTCGAGGCCGACTACttctgcgccagccacatcaccttcgag AACTCCGCGCCGGCGGCGCCGCCGGGGGCCGTGGGGCAGCAGGCGGTGGCACTGCGGCTGTCCGGCGACAAGACCATGCTGTACAGGTGTAGGATCCTGGGGACGCAGGACACGCTGTTCGACAACATCGGCCGCCACTTCCTCTACAACTGCGACATCCAGGGCTCCATCGACTTCATTTTCGGGAACGCGAGGTCCCTGTACCAG GACGGTGCTGTTCGGGGAGTACAGCTGCAAGGGCCCAGGGGCGAGCACGAGGAACCGGGTGCCTTGGTCCCGCTCGCTCACCTACGACGAGGCGCGGCCGTTCCTCGGCCCGAGCTTCATCAACGGCGAGCAGTGGCTCAGGCTGTAGATCCGATCCGTCCTCCCGGCTGCCGAGCTGAGCTTCGTCGACGGCGAGCTATGGTCCCTCCGTCCGAGCTGTGTGTAGGTCATGCGACTTCTCTGGTCTTCTTCGGTGCATATAGCGTGACAAGCAAGCAGCTAGTCAGACTGTAG
- the LOC103633411 gene encoding pectinesterase QRT1 isoform X1, protein MVAAAGRRRRRCAAAILLVLPVVAVLASSSAAADGSFITWDDLSTPSAAAVQGGVKAASGGGARELDTIVVAQDGTGHSRTVQGAVDMVPAGNSRRVKILVRPGVYREKVTVPITKPFVSLIGMGSGRTVITWNARASDMDRSGHQVGTFYSASVAVEADYFCASHITFENSAPAAPPGAVGQQAVALRLSGDKTMLYRCRILGTQDTLFDNIGRHFLYNCDIQGSIDFIFGNARSLYQGCTLHAVATSYGAIAASQRSSAEEDSGFSFVGCRLTGSGMLYLGRAWGRYARVVYSYCDLGGIVVPQGWSDWGDQSRTKTVLFGEYSCKGPGASTRNRVPWSRSLTYDEARPFLGPSFINGEQWLRL, encoded by the exons atggtcgccgccgccgggcgcagGCGGCGCCGCTGCGCGGCCGCCATCCTCCTGGTCCTGCCCGTCGTCGCCGTCCTCGCGTCGTCGTCCGCGGCGGCGGACGGGTCGTTCATAACGTGGGACGACCTCAGCACGCCGTCCGCCGCCGCCGTGCAGGGCGGCGTGAAGGCGGCCAGCGGGGGAGGCGCCCGCGAGCTGGACACGATCGTGGTGGCGCAGGACGGGACGGGGCACTCGCGCACCGTGCAGGGCGCCGTCGACATGGTGCCCGCCGGAAACAGCCGCCGCGTCAAGATCCTCGTCAGGCCCGGCGTGTACAG GGAGAAGGTGACGGTGCCGATCACGAAGCCGTTCGTGTCGCTCATAGGCATGGGCAGCGGCCGCACGGTGATCACGTGGAACGCCAGGGCGTCGGACATGGACCGCTCCGGCCACCAGGTCGGCACCTTCTACTCCGCCTCCGTCGCCGTCGAGGCCGACTACttctgcgccagccacatcaccttcgag AACTCCGCGCCGGCGGCGCCGCCGGGGGCCGTGGGGCAGCAGGCGGTGGCACTGCGGCTGTCCGGCGACAAGACCATGCTGTACAGGTGTAGGATCCTGGGGACGCAGGACACGCTGTTCGACAACATCGGCCGCCACTTCCTCTACAACTGCGACATCCAGGGCTCCATCGACTTCATTTTCGGGAACGCGAGGTCCCTGTACCAG GGGTGCACGCTGCACGCGGTGGCGACCAGCTACGGCGCGATCGCGGCGTCGCAGCGGAGCTCGGCGGAGGAGGACTCCGGGTTCTCGTTCGTGGGGTGCAGGCTCACCGGCTCCGGCATGCTGTACCTGGGCAGGGCGTGGGGCCGCTACGCCCGGGTGGTCTACTCCTACTGCGACCTCGGCGGCATCGTCGTGCCCCAGGGATGGAGCGACTGGGGCGACCAGTCTAGAACAAA GACGGTGCTGTTCGGGGAGTACAGCTGCAAGGGCCCAGGGGCGAGCACGAGGAACCGGGTGCCTTGGTCCCGCTCGCTCACCTACGACGAGGCGCGGCCGTTCCTCGGCCCGAGCTTCATCAACGGCGAGCAGTGGCTCAGGCTGTAG